The proteins below come from a single Halomicroarcula saliterrae genomic window:
- a CDS encoding alkaline phosphatase D family protein encodes MTGADDVDSGRRAVLAAALATALPTGVARAHGTDALPTATPRTEGTPDADVFPQGVASGAPTDAGAVCWTRVAPDAHTANTPLTLTVATDRELSAVVGSWQVPADRLTAHDYTAKVDLNGELDADRSYYYRFAYDGATSSVGRCRTLPTADASPERVAFALATCQDYRNGYYGAYGHIADADVDFIVHLGDFIYEYGGDSEYDGRSLTLPSGASVAMGLDDFRYLHRTYRTDRFLRDALAAHPVVPVWDDHEIVNDRYYDYEDDRPHAGDGDHPRNDDAEFMTELFADGIRAWWEYTPTRVPFDPDADSLLDRIELQRGLRFGDLVDLVLTDERLYRTAPADADQRAVDIGSAGEEITATMLGAPQREWFADRLADCSATWTAWANEVLAMSLDLDIESAELRNADAWDGYPAERDHLLQYADAGESSLVALTGDMHTALAGYIEGGGTRYGVEFMTPAVTSQNLLELLELEDDPDSEATVREYVETHNPHIDFFDSHHWGYATVEFTPEKCTYSAYSVDKSEDSADTDRELLARYETPPGEPDLQRTDCSSR; translated from the coding sequence ATGACCGGCGCAGACGACGTCGATTCGGGGCGGCGGGCCGTTCTCGCGGCCGCACTGGCGACGGCCCTCCCGACCGGGGTCGCCCGGGCACACGGCACCGACGCGCTTCCGACAGCGACGCCACGGACCGAGGGCACGCCGGACGCGGACGTGTTCCCGCAGGGCGTCGCCAGCGGCGCTCCGACCGACGCCGGTGCGGTCTGCTGGACCCGCGTGGCCCCCGACGCCCACACCGCGAACACGCCGCTTACGCTGACTGTCGCCACCGACCGCGAGCTCTCGGCTGTCGTCGGCTCGTGGCAGGTGCCCGCCGACCGACTCACGGCACACGACTACACGGCGAAGGTAGACCTGAACGGCGAGCTCGACGCCGACCGGAGCTACTACTACCGGTTCGCCTACGACGGCGCGACCTCCTCGGTCGGCCGCTGTCGGACGCTGCCCACCGCCGACGCCAGCCCCGAGCGCGTCGCGTTCGCGCTCGCGACCTGCCAGGACTACCGGAACGGCTACTACGGGGCCTACGGTCACATCGCGGACGCCGACGTGGACTTCATCGTCCATCTGGGCGATTTCATCTACGAGTACGGCGGCGACAGCGAGTACGACGGCCGCTCGCTGACCTTGCCGAGCGGGGCGTCGGTCGCGATGGGGCTCGACGATTTCCGCTATCTCCACCGCACGTATCGCACCGACCGCTTCCTGCGAGATGCGCTCGCCGCCCACCCCGTCGTGCCCGTCTGGGACGACCACGAAATCGTCAACGACCGGTACTACGACTACGAGGACGACCGCCCACACGCCGGCGACGGCGACCACCCGCGCAACGACGACGCCGAGTTCATGACGGAGCTGTTCGCCGACGGTATCCGCGCGTGGTGGGAGTACACGCCGACACGCGTCCCGTTCGACCCCGACGCCGACTCGCTGCTGGACCGTATCGAACTCCAGCGGGGGCTGCGCTTTGGCGACCTCGTCGACCTGGTCCTCACCGACGAGCGGCTCTACCGGACCGCACCGGCCGACGCCGACCAGCGCGCCGTCGACATCGGCAGCGCGGGCGAGGAGATCACGGCGACGATGCTCGGGGCGCCCCAGCGCGAGTGGTTCGCCGACCGACTGGCCGACTGCTCGGCGACGTGGACGGCCTGGGCCAACGAGGTGCTGGCGATGTCGCTCGACCTCGATATCGAGTCGGCCGAACTGCGCAACGCCGACGCCTGGGACGGGTACCCCGCCGAACGCGACCACCTGCTCCAGTACGCCGACGCGGGCGAGAGCTCGCTGGTCGCGCTCACGGGCGACATGCACACCGCGCTCGCGGGCTACATCGAGGGCGGTGGCACCCGCTACGGCGTCGAGTTCATGACCCCCGCCGTGACAAGCCAGAACCTGCTGGAACTGCTGGAACTGGAGGACGACCCCGACAGCGAAGCGACCGTCCGCGAGTACGTCGAGACGCACAACCCCCACATCGACTTCTTCGACAGCCACCACTGGGGGTACGCGACCGTGGAGTTCACGCCGGAGAAGTGTACGTACAGCGCCTACAGCGTCGACAAGAGCGAGGACTCGGCCGACACGGACCGGGAACTGCTGGCCCGGTACGAGACGCCGCCCGGCGAGCCGGACCTGCAACGGACGGACTGTAGTAGCCGTTGA
- the hmgA gene encoding hydroxymethylglutaryl-CoA reductase (NADPH): MTDTDAATLAERVREGELRLYELEDHADAETAAAARRYLLAEETGADLSTVGDYAFDAADADSNVENMVGAAQIPMGVVGPLPVDGGAADGEHYLPLATTEGALLASVNRGVSTIRHAGGATARVLKSGMTRAPVFKVADVAEAGEVSAWVREHVAELAEAAESTTSHGELQDVTPYVVGDSVFLRFSYDTKDAMGMNMATIATEAACDVVESETPADLVALSGNLCSDKKPAAINAVEGRGRTVSADVLVPHEQVEERLDTTTAAIAEANTRKNLVGSAKAGALGFNAHAANVVAAAFLALGQDAAQVVEGSNTITTVDAREDGLYASVTLASLEVGTVGGGTSLPTQAEALDVLGYAGGGDPAGSNADALAEVIAAGVLAGELSLLAALSSRHLSSAHAELGR; the protein is encoded by the coding sequence ATGACCGACACCGACGCCGCGACCCTCGCCGAGCGCGTCCGCGAGGGCGAACTGCGCCTCTACGAACTCGAAGACCACGCCGACGCCGAGACGGCCGCCGCGGCCCGCCGGTACCTGCTGGCCGAAGAGACCGGGGCCGACCTCTCGACGGTCGGCGACTACGCTTTCGACGCCGCCGACGCCGACAGCAACGTCGAGAACATGGTCGGCGCGGCCCAGATTCCGATGGGCGTCGTCGGCCCGCTCCCCGTCGACGGCGGCGCCGCCGACGGCGAGCACTACCTCCCGCTGGCGACGACGGAGGGCGCGCTGCTGGCGAGTGTCAACCGGGGCGTCTCGACCATCCGGCACGCCGGCGGCGCGACCGCGCGGGTGCTGAAATCGGGGATGACGCGTGCGCCCGTGTTCAAAGTAGCCGACGTGGCCGAGGCCGGCGAGGTGTCGGCGTGGGTCCGCGAACACGTCGCGGAGCTGGCCGAGGCCGCCGAGTCGACGACCAGCCACGGGGAGCTACAGGACGTGACGCCCTACGTCGTCGGTGACAGCGTCTTCCTGCGCTTTTCCTACGACACGAAGGACGCGATGGGGATGAACATGGCCACCATCGCCACGGAGGCGGCCTGCGATGTCGTCGAGTCCGAGACGCCGGCGGACCTCGTCGCGCTGTCGGGGAACCTCTGTTCGGACAAGAAACCCGCTGCCATCAACGCCGTCGAGGGTCGCGGCCGAACGGTCTCGGCCGACGTCCTGGTCCCCCACGAGCAGGTCGAGGAACGGCTGGACACGACGACGGCAGCCATCGCCGAGGCCAACACCCGCAAGAACCTGGTCGGCTCGGCGAAGGCGGGCGCGCTGGGCTTCAACGCCCACGCCGCCAACGTCGTCGCCGCCGCCTTCCTCGCGCTGGGACAGGACGCCGCCCAGGTCGTCGAAGGGAGCAACACCATCACGACCGTCGACGCGCGCGAGGACGGGCTCTACGCCTCGGTGACGCTGGCGTCGCTCGAAGTCGGTACCGTCGGTGGCGGCACCTCGCTACCGACGCAGGCCGAAGCACTGGACGTACTGGGCTACGCCGGCGGCGGCGACCCCGCCGGGAGCAACGCCGACGCGCTGGCGGAGGTCATCGCCGCGGGCGTGCTGGCCGGCGAGCTCTCCCTGCTCGCGGCGCTGTCCTCCCGACATCTCTCCTCGGCGCACGCGGAACTCGGACGCTGA
- the nadA gene encoding quinolinate synthase NadA — protein sequence METAEFETDLSLFKYDNLEQLPPAYRELEEDERTERIERALETLGDDVVILGHNYQRREIVEHADFIGDSYQLSKEAAAADADYVVFGGVTFMAESADIITDDSQSVILPSMEASCPMAGMAEALQVDAAWAELTAETDENIIPITYMNSYADLKAFCAQQGGLVCTSSNAHKAFEYAFEQGDKVLFLPDKHLGENTAYRLGMEDELVDWDPWDPEGTTAEDAVENDIILWEGYCQVHERFREHHIDQIRDEHPDANVIVHPECRREVVEAADVSGSTATICEMVAEADPGDTWAIGTEIHLTYHLQRWHPEVNVVPLCGDACMDCNAMRQIDPNYLTWVLEELVAGRERNVIEVAPEEKELAQVALDRMLEI from the coding sequence ATGGAAACGGCTGAGTTCGAGACCGACCTCAGCCTCTTCAAATACGACAACCTCGAACAGCTCCCACCGGCCTATCGGGAGCTAGAGGAGGACGAACGGACCGAGCGCATCGAGCGAGCGCTCGAGACTCTGGGTGACGACGTGGTCATCCTGGGGCACAACTACCAGCGTCGCGAAATCGTCGAGCACGCGGACTTCATCGGGGACTCCTACCAGCTCTCCAAGGAGGCCGCGGCCGCCGACGCCGACTACGTCGTCTTCGGCGGCGTGACGTTCATGGCCGAGTCCGCCGACATCATCACCGACGACAGCCAGAGCGTCATCCTCCCGTCCATGGAGGCGTCCTGTCCGATGGCCGGGATGGCCGAGGCGCTGCAGGTCGACGCCGCGTGGGCCGAGCTCACCGCCGAGACCGACGAGAACATCATCCCCATCACGTACATGAACAGCTACGCCGACCTGAAGGCCTTCTGCGCCCAGCAGGGCGGGCTGGTCTGTACGTCTTCCAACGCTCACAAGGCCTTCGAGTACGCCTTCGAGCAGGGCGACAAGGTCCTGTTCCTCCCGGACAAGCACCTGGGCGAGAACACCGCCTACCGTCTGGGGATGGAAGACGAACTCGTCGACTGGGACCCGTGGGACCCCGAGGGGACCACCGCCGAGGACGCTGTCGAGAACGACATCATCCTCTGGGAGGGGTACTGTCAGGTCCACGAGCGCTTCCGCGAACACCACATCGACCAGATTCGGGACGAGCACCCCGACGCCAACGTCATCGTCCACCCCGAGTGCCGCCGGGAGGTCGTCGAAGCGGCCGACGTGAGCGGCTCCACGGCGACTATCTGTGAGATGGTGGCGGAGGCCGACCCCGGCGACACCTGGGCCATCGGCACCGAGATCCACCTCACCTACCACCTCCAGCGCTGGCACCCCGAAGTGAACGTCGTCCCGCTGTGTGGCGACGCCTGCATGGACTGCAACGCCATGCGCCAGATAGACCCGAACTACCTCACCTGGGTCCTCGAAGAGCTCGTGGCGGGCCGCGAGCGCAACGTCATCGAGGTCGCTCCCGAGGAGAAGGAGCTAGCACAGGTCGCACTGGACCGGATGCTGGAAATCTGA
- a CDS encoding L-aspartate oxidase: MSEYDTSDVLVVGSGIAGLAAALGAVRELEQRERSEQASGEAASSEVTIATKATRPEGASSWWAQGGIAVSRDHPDQFKRDILTASDGTADPDAVDVLVENANDAVEDVLLDTLEVAFDANGDDLDFTREAAHSEDRILHVDAATGKHIHVPFLNYLDDHERVRILDDTAALELIRHEGRVHGAMLDSGGEVRPHFAGSVVLATGGIGELYPRTTNPDNATGDGIGMAALAGAEVADMEYVQFHPTVATPGEAQRASARGGETAEDDGDVFLVSEAVRGEGGLLRNGDGERFMPDYHEDAELAPRDVVARAVTAEREATGEVTLDVSPLEFAAEFPGLAQRCVDHDIDYEDGIPVAPAEHFLCGGVAVDDRGRTTLDRLYAVGECSRTGVHGANRLASTSLLEGLVWGLRAGEDAAGNGVEPIEAPDLLERDPDLPARFARDKMHRLRRVMDEQLGVERDPDELGRAMAMLRRLKGEVDAYVRTRTSRSLYELRHASVTALLVARHASENTESVGTHNLVTGEPAEPSAD, from the coding sequence ATGAGCGAGTACGACACTTCCGACGTACTGGTCGTCGGCTCCGGTATCGCGGGGCTGGCCGCCGCACTCGGCGCCGTTCGCGAGCTCGAACAGCGTGAGCGTTCGGAGCAGGCGAGCGGCGAAGCCGCGAGCAGCGAGGTCACGATAGCCACGAAGGCCACCCGACCGGAAGGGGCCTCCTCGTGGTGGGCGCAGGGCGGCATCGCCGTCTCCCGGGACCACCCCGACCAGTTCAAGCGGGACATCCTGACCGCGAGCGACGGCACCGCCGACCCCGACGCCGTCGACGTGCTCGTCGAGAACGCCAACGACGCCGTCGAGGACGTGCTGCTCGACACGCTGGAGGTGGCGTTCGACGCGAACGGCGACGACCTGGACTTCACCCGCGAGGCCGCCCACAGCGAGGACCGCATCCTCCACGTGGACGCCGCGACGGGCAAGCACATCCACGTCCCGTTCCTGAACTACCTGGACGACCACGAGCGGGTGCGGATTCTGGACGACACCGCTGCACTGGAACTGATTCGCCACGAGGGCCGCGTCCACGGCGCGATGCTCGACTCCGGCGGCGAGGTCCGGCCGCACTTCGCCGGGAGCGTCGTGCTCGCCACCGGCGGCATCGGCGAACTCTACCCCCGGACGACCAACCCCGACAACGCCACCGGCGACGGCATCGGGATGGCGGCACTGGCCGGTGCCGAGGTCGCGGACATGGAGTACGTCCAGTTCCACCCGACCGTGGCGACGCCGGGCGAGGCCCAGCGGGCCTCGGCGCGAGGCGGTGAAACCGCCGAGGACGACGGCGACGTCTTCCTCGTCAGCGAGGCCGTCCGCGGCGAGGGCGGCCTGCTCAGGAACGGCGACGGCGAGCGGTTCATGCCCGACTACCACGAGGACGCGGAGCTGGCACCGCGAGACGTGGTCGCCCGCGCCGTCACGGCCGAACGCGAGGCGACCGGCGAGGTCACCCTCGACGTGAGCCCGCTGGAGTTCGCCGCGGAGTTCCCCGGCCTGGCACAGCGCTGTGTGGACCACGACATCGACTACGAGGACGGCATCCCGGTCGCGCCCGCCGAGCACTTCCTCTGTGGCGGGGTGGCGGTCGACGACCGCGGCCGGACGACGCTCGACCGCCTCTACGCCGTCGGGGAGTGTTCCCGGACCGGCGTCCACGGCGCGAACCGGCTGGCCTCGACCTCCCTGCTCGAAGGGCTGGTCTGGGGCCTGCGCGCCGGCGAGGACGCCGCCGGAAACGGCGTCGAGCCCATCGAGGCCCCGGACCTGCTGGAACGGGACCCCGACCTGCCCGCGCGGTTCGCCCGGGACAAGATGCACCGACTGCGCCGCGTGATGGACGAGCAACTCGGTGTGGAGCGCGACCCGGACGAACTGGGCCGCGCCATGGCGATGCTCCGCCGGCTCAAAGGCGAGGTCGACGCCTACGTCCGCACGCGGACCAGCCGCTCGCTGTACGAGCTGCGCCACGCGAGCGTCACCGCGCTGCTCGTCGCGCGCCACGCGAGCGAGAACACCGAGAGCGTCGGTACCCACAACCTCGTCACCGGGGAGCCGGCGGAGCCCTCCGCCGACTGA